DNA from Salmo trutta chromosome 14, fSalTru1.1, whole genome shotgun sequence:
ATCACACACAGGGGCCTATTACCCTTCATGGTTTAACTGGCGTTATGATTACAGTAAATCCTGGATGGGTGAAAGGGAATATCAGTCAGATTCTGTTTAACCAAATACAGCTCTGAATTAGCAGTGGTCATTGTTTCCCAGCCCTATTTCACTAAGACTTAAGGGATTGCAAGTTATCCAACTTAGAATAAATCGAAAAGGTATACATTTGCAATGCAGACGGAGTTACCCAAATCATTCAATCTGTGACTCAGATTTTCAACCTGCGTCACACAAATTTCCATCCTAAGAACAATTGAATGACTAAGCTTTGATTCACACATCTATCCTTCCATCTCCCATCCAAGAATCTAGCATTCAGTGAGTCACAATCAAAAGTAAATGAAACATAACTCAAAACAATCCAAAAAGTTATGCCCAGGGAAACCTGTTACCAAATGTTTAATTCAATCACTTCAAACAGTTTAACAGAAACAAATACAAAGTAGTTGAGTTACCACATTCTATTCAACATGCAGTGTGACAGCTACTTCCTGTATGAAGTATTTACTTCAGAATTTATGGGGGAAATAATTGCCAAGTGGACTGAAAACATTTTCTAAATCAATCCTTTAACTTTAAATTTAAACAAATTAAAACAGGACACATTTGGTAAAATAAAGACAGTAATTTGTGAATGATACAGTTTGCAAAGACGGAATTGTTTCAAAGATTGACAGACACGGTCGTTTCACTTCATAAAAAGGAAGAAAGAAAAAACAAATCTAAAAGATTATTTAAAAAGGAAACGCACTCATCCAAAACCTGATTCAATACAAGAGACATCCTCGGGGTTGGACTTAGACTTCAGACTGTCACTCACTTTCTCTCCGCGGTCCTAGAGCGGCTGGGGGAAAAACGAGGATCTGTCAGAAACAATGATAACTTGCACTACAATCCAATGACCATTGCCCTACAAATACAGTGGGGtgcaaaattattgacacccttgataaagacgaGCAAAAATGACTGCGTAAAGACATTTAgattctcttatccagagcgatgtCCAGTAGTGTGCATACTAGGGCTGACCCAATTTAGTCGACTTGGCGATTGTTTGGTCAAAAACTGCTGGTCGACTGAGATTTCTGTAGTCGAGCAGTCAAATAGATTTTTTGTTGCTATGTGCAAAATAGCGAGGTTAACCAGCACGTTGGTGTTGAACAATGCGGCGGAGGCAGCAGCGGAGTAAAAAGACAAGGAAACAACCCGTgccttaattgtctaagaaaattgAGGAGAGAAGACACCAACTTAATTAGGTCCATAATCAACAGCCTAACTGTTAGCAGGCTTCTTATAGTAGTGGCCctgtataaccaccatcgagtTGTAGGCCTAAGAGCGCGTCCAGTTTAGTCTTAATACCATAACgtacttaggcctatatttcgATATATAGGCCTATATAGCAATAATTTATTCTTTAATTTCATCACGAGCCATTCatgctttgaaatgcaatcaagcatttgctttaaaatgaaataaaaagggAGCTTTGGATAATTAgcctaaacaataaataaaccgcAATTCACGCAACTGTTTTTAGTCACTGCTGTACTAAaggctttaaaaaatatatatataataataaatatatacacacatacacttcttacattttattttcttgttagaacagactggtacatTTATCATTCATTTAATGTTGTTACCACGTTTACAAACGGTCTGAAAAAAAACAGattaatctaacagcacctgtttggcaaACAATACACACGCAGCACTTGCTCCTATACCCAATTCTTTCTTGATTTCCAGTAGTTTCTacaactaagtcaaatgtctttcctacctccaacttcctctttccctcctgagcaaccagtaaacattcacgTTTCTAGTTTCCCGTGTCCtccgcatccattttgctgttacATGTTACGGCGTTCGGACTTTGTTATAACTAATTTATTGATGTGATGATATGCTATAGGCGAGGCCCTGTTGGTGACGTGCATGCAACGCATACATATTTCATGTAAAGCGAGCAAGGGAATATGGAATATTTTTCATAAACAAATGAGCTATTTGGGTAACAGAACTTTTCGGTCAGAAACAAGAAAGAAACGAACTTACtctatgttgcagcttcagcacgGACAACACTGTGCTACCTGTTTGAGTGCCTGTGACGTTCGCCAGTCACAGACACTCACTGttatttgaatattttttttacaccgcGTGACCATTGGGCTCCCTCAAGTAATTGTGAGTCTTAATTATTTCATCCAACAGTGCACTTTAAGCattcagacaagctcagtgcatatagatcattttattcaaacacattgggtttttggctaaaatgtcctggtactgggtaaagttcatgatgttCTTGAATGGCCATCTCGgtctccggacttgaaacccattgaaaacctgtagTTTGAATTGCAGAGTGCAATCCATAAGAGCTGACAAACGATCTGGAAGGACTCTGTATGtaggaatggtctaagattccTTCTAATGTGTTtaccaactcataaaacatttctgaaaaaggCTCAGTGGCATCATCCTCACAGGGGTGTCGATAATTGACCCATATCTTTTTTTCTTAATTGTTAAATAAAATCTACTTATGCACAATTGTATTAATATAATTTACAACAATGTTAGCGCATAGCGTTTCAAAATTatgtattttatacagtcatttttgtgCATCttcatcaagggtgtcaataaccCCACTGTACATGTCCATATAGGAAGACGCCTGTGCATACACAAAGACAAGAAACAGATGCTATTAACATCATGAACACACACTTACCTCCGGGACCTTGAGAAGGATCTTGAAGGTTTATGGTTCCTGTCTCTGGAGATAGACCTATCTCTTCTTCGGTCTCGTGACAGAGACCTAGAGAAGAACAAGTGAATTAGAGCGCGTTTCCAATGTACTCACGTGTATTCAGACTatcagaaatattacatttgaacAATGGTCACTTAAAACTATAGAGCATCAATTAGTATCGACAACGTCTGAACCATGTATAAACATTTTATAAACAGGCGGGCAGTGGGTTCTTTAGATTTGTGGGGACGAACATTTTTGTAGTAAcatatgaaacggtactacggtattgtaaaatgttggtatcataAGTATCATGTTGTTTTGATACCGTGATATAACTGGTATACTGTGCAACACTATTAGACAGGAAATAATTCCTTTGTCTAGATAGGCACAGAAATGTGACAAGTCACTCAGCAAATGTAGCTTCTGAAACCTGACACTTCAGGTCAGCCCCGCTGGTAGAGCAGGAGTGGGAGAGATGGGGCTTTCTTGCACTATAAGACACGGGACCCGACAACATTCATAAAGCGCTTTGTAACACCAAAACGCCCAGCCCAGAAGCGCTCAAAGTCCCCCAAATAGGGAACTTAATGTTAAGatgtaaaaatatttttaaaccAAAACCATTGCTGTTGGTGAACTTGAACAATCAAAATGTATAGTAAGCCCTGTTCAGCAGGTATAGCCAGATAAGTGTTTATTCCAGTAAACCACCATTTAACATTTGCAGAGATAACCTAGCAAACTGCAGAGGTTCtcactcaactaataaagcctaatatcacgcaagccattttagcatttgaatgctgaaggtgcCGAGCAGATGTGCACGATCAGGAACAGGCCGATTAACTCATGTTGGTCAGCACGCAAAACTGGGCACAGTgcagtttgactaggctactaATATTGCCTGGGGTTGTTCGGCATGCAAAATGACATGCAAAATTCCTCATTtggttgcctttccttccagttctctgctgccaatgactggaacgaactgcaaaaactctgaagctggagactcatatctccctcactagctttaagcaccagctgttagagcagctcacatatcactgcacatagcccatctgtaaacagcccatctatctacctcatccccatactgtatttatttatcttgctccgttttaccccagtatctctacttgcacattcatcttctgcacatatacCATTCCAGTGATTAATtgttatattgtaattacttcgccaccatggcctatttattgccttaacttacctcatttgcactcactgtatatagactgttttcttttgttctactgtattattgactatgttttgattattccatgtgtaactgttgttgtatgtgtcgaattgctatgcgtttaccttggccaggtcgcagttgcaaatgagaacttgttctcaactagcctacctggctaaataaaggtgaaaaataaaaaaaatataaatgactGGCAACAGTTACATGCAGTTTGCCACTAAAGGAGAGGGCGCGTTAGTGGTCAGTTACAAAAGATGAGGTATTTTCGGAAGGTAGAAAGAATGTAATATGAACTTGTATTTTAAACTTTTTAAAAACCAGGGACCAATGCAGATTGGTGAATCTTTACATCCCTACTAGTTAGATAGCTACCACAGAACTGTTAAGGTGTGGAGGCTGGGCAAAGAGGCACACTATGGAGAACGTAGTAGAGGCATTTAGGCTCACCTGCTGCGACTGCGGCTGAAGCTCCTCCTCCTAGGAGAGCTGGACGGAGAAGGAAAAAACGTTTTAATACAGGGTATTATTGCATCAATAACACCTGTCAAACATGACATTCCTTATTCCTGAAGAAGCATCATTCCAATCAGTACACAATACCACACACAGCCTTCCTTTCTGCAGACAGAACAGATCAGGGGATCCTCTGCACCCCTGCTAGAGGACAGGATGCCTGGACAACCAACTAAGGTCAAAATGAGACCTCTTATAAACTCAGGAGAACGGGGAAGTTTAAACGAACACAAGCATATAAACAAAGTGAGACAATGAATTAGAAGCTATAAAATACAAGTATGCAGACTTAAAAGCTACATACCTGTACTGTTTGTTGTACAAACGTAGAAAGGGCACATTTCTAAAATCACTACCAATATTGGACCTCATAAAATCGTAATACACAGTTAAATGCTAACCAGGGCAGCTCCAAGACCCCACAACTTTTGAGTTTCAGGACAAAAGCTTTTTATTTGTAATCTATGAGAGGGAGATCCTAAATGATAATAATTGTACTCTCAAGTTGATGTTTGAAACTAAATTCAGGCCACAATTTCTATGACTGCCAATTGCATATTGTCAAGCAGCTGTTAAACCAAACCTGTGGTAAGCATGACACTACAAAAAGCAGGAGAAAAGCAACTTACTATTTTTGGGGGTTTGGACACAAGATAGAAATGACGCAAGGAAGCCAGACTGATGGCGAGGGAGGTAGAATTTGCAGAGAGGATTTGCCAcatgttgcaaatgttggagtTATGGAGTTGGTTGGCTGGAGGGGGTACAGTAGATGTAGATTTTCCCTGTCTTTGTGTGGTTAGCCGGGGCCTGCTGTGCTGCTTGTAGGTAGTTGTGTTGATAATTGGGGAAAGTAGTTAAATCGCTGACAGGTCAGAATTGTGAGGTGGGCTGCGACGCTGACGATTGGGTtaaggttggaggaggaggaggaagctgAGAGCTGCATGCTCAGGAACCAATAGGCTGGAGCGGAACATGACGACTGGCCATGCCTGGGTCATGTGACACGGCACCAGCGAAGCTGATTGGGTGGGGCACAGTGCTGGCGCTGGTCAGTGGTCACATGATGCTGTAAGAGGACTAGTTGACTGACTGTCTCAGAGGGTGGTGAGAAGAGGCATGGTGATGACTCTGCAACGGGGTTCATTTTTATTAATATAGATCGATGGCAAAAAACGAAACtgagaaaatgaaacaaaactgACATCCAGATAGCAATTAAATGATCAAACAAGTGCCCCCTTTTTCCGAAATTTGATGGGTGATAAATGTTTATTATCTTAAAGAATTtaccttaaaaaaatgtattgcccAGATCAAGAAATGATGCCTGAATTAAACCTTTCGAAATCACCTAAATTTTGACCTGAAAAAAGGACCCAATCCCTCAGATGAGTAAATGATCCTTTCCCAGCTCTGATTGTGTCCATAGTAAAAATGTTATAATGTATCACAGCACTAACCAACCTACAGacagtgcaggtgtgtgtgtgtgtgtctacctgccAAATCCAGCCCACTAAATTGAAATGATAGGACATATGATACAGTTGGAAGGGATGGAAGGGagggtgtggggttgactggcaAGGTAGGTAGGTTATAAACACTTGTTGGCCTACATGTTAAAGATAAGTGAGAATAAATCTAGGTGAAAGGTGATGTATCATACCGGCGTCTGACAGGCGGGCTCCCACGGCGCCTGCTGCTGTAGTCATCACGTCCAGGGCGACGGCTCCAGGAGGGGGGAGGTCCGCGGCTCCTCGTGCGTTTCTCACCATTGGACAACTCAACTCTCACTCTGCAGCCAGACAGAGTCCTGTTCACATAAAGTAATTGCAGAAGCATACTAGTTAGACTGGAATATGGCATATGACTTACTGTTTTGCTCAAGTGATGAACTGAATTTCCCATTCTTGGTGGACAATGTATTTAAGTAGTGGCTTACCGCCCATCCAATTCTCTCACAGCATCAGTTGCATCTCTGGGGTCCTCAAACTCAACAAAGGCAAAGCCTGGGGGGTTCCTCGCCACCCACACACTACGCAGAGGGCCATAGTACCCAAACGCCCTCTCCAACTCAGTCTTGTTTCCACTGTTGCCCAAGTTCCCAACATATACCTTACAATCAAGAGGACAATCTCTGAGATGAGCAGGTTCTAAGAGTGAAAGGAAAGAGGAAAATATGATACCATAAGCATCACATCCAGTCATTCACAATTACATTCATTAGAATTACACAAATCACATCACTCCTATCGACGTAATTTGTGACAACGCTGTGTTATGTGGCCAAACGCCCTAACCAAGCTAAtagttttttcttttttacatatAAGAAATGAGACCGGAAAAGACGCTGGGTGCATATCACGTTAGGTAATTACCTCCCATCTCGAATGATCCTTGTTTCCGTTGAAGGGTTGACAAAAAAATATCAATCTGGAAGAAAGGAGGGAGACTTGATTAGCATTGATTAGTTAACTATATTGTTAGCTAGCAAGTTAACGTGCTTAGTTAGCTACCAACAACGCGATTGTTTAAATGGAGCTTAATACGTTCGCTAGTTAGTAACATATTTAAGTAACAAGTGCATGAATAAATGCATTCATAAATTAGACAGCAAAAACATGTATTGTATTAATCTGGCAGTGCTGCTCATTGTTAGCTTCCATTAGCTAATATTAGCCGTGGAGGAGCATCGCGGTTAGCTTAGCAAGATGCTGGCTTTTGTTGACGGTTCAATCGAACTATTCGACTAAAGCGAAACAATTTTACAGTGCATGATGTTGTTAAATCGTAAACGGCTTTCATTCCCACATCCATTAATCACAATTGTACCCGTTATTTCTGCGCCAAAGTCTCCCAACACGGCTCAGACGAATCTTACCAGCGAGCAGCAGTCTTCACACCGTGTTCGAAAATGGCGttgaaatgaaataaataatctagCCAGTTTGGGGTCAGTAAAGTGCTTTACCGGTGGCCTATCGCCATCTACTGGACTGGAGTATTACGACTACCTGACCAAGtatgtttttctttaaaaaaaaagagcTGTGTCGAGACCAGATACCTaaataacatgtatttatttatacaaTGGTTCTTCTTAAGCATACATTGCAGGGTACGTAATATATAGTTTATCCAGCAGGGTGTATAATTAAGCAAAACGggaagaggaggtgtggtatatggccaatatactgtaccacggctaagggctgttcttatgtaccacgcaacgcggagtgcctggacacagcccttagccatggtatattttccatatatcacaaacccccgaggtgccttattgctataatAAATTGTTTACCAACGTtgccagccaatcagcattcaggactctaACCACCAAGTCTATAATTAatcaataaggcccgagggggtgtggtattaGATAGAACTTCGCTAACCACCTCTGTGTCACCGGCTTCATTACAAAATACATCGCAGACATTATCTCCACAGTGAAGAttcgctgcttccccaatcaaaagccctggattaaaaTTTAGGATTAGCACTAAACAAAAGGACAGGGCTACCACTCACAGTGCTATCGTAGTCAACCCTGAAGTAACGGCTGAGGACACGAACAAGAAGTCCTGCTACGAAGTCTGCAGAGCCATCAAACAAGTAAAGGGACAATATAGGAACAAGGTGGAGTCCAGTCCATTACCGATTACTAAGGAAGGCCCAGCCatgatctgcccaacgatgcctctctaccagacgaactcaatgcattttatgtaCACTTTGACAAAAACAACACCTAGCTGTGCATGAGCGACCCCGCT
Protein-coding regions in this window:
- the LOC115208078 gene encoding serine/arginine-rich splicing factor 3, producing the protein MGEPAHLRDCPLDCKVYVGNLGNSGNKTELERAFGYYGPLRSVWVARNPPGFAFVEFEDPRDATDAVRELDGRTLSGCRVRVELSNGEKRTRSRGPPPSWSRRPGRDDYSSRRRGSPPVRRRSPRRRSFSRSRSRSLSRDRRRDRSISRDRNHKPSRSFSRSRSRSRTAERK